GCATCCCGACCGAGGCCGGCCGCCAGCAGGATCTCCACGTCCTTGTCGCCGCGCCCCGAGAGGTTGACGACCACGTCCTGGTCGGGCCGGGTCGCGGGCATCAGCCGCTCCAGGTAGGCCAGCGCGTGCGCGCTCTCCAGCGCGGGCAGGATGCCCTCCAGGCGGCTGAGGCGCTCCGCCGCGGCCAGCGCCTCGCCGTCGGGCACGGCCACGTATTCGGCGCGCCCGCTCTCCCGGTAGAAGGCGTGCTCGGGGCCGACGCCGGGGTAGTCCAGGCCGGCGCTGACGGAGTAGGCGGGGCGGACCTGGCCTTCCTCGTCCTGGAGAACGAAGGTGGCCGCGCCGTGCAGTACCCCGAAGCTGCCGCCGCTGAGGCTGGCGGCGTGCCGCCCGGTCTCCAGGCCGAGGCCGCCCGCCTCGACGCCGATCATCCGCACCTCCGCGTCGCCGTAGAAGGGGGCGAAGAAGCCGGCGGCGTTGGAGCCCCCGCCCACGCAGGCGACCAGGAAGTCCGGCAGCTTCCCGACGGCCTCCAGCATCTGGCGCCGCGTCTCCTCTCCGATGACCGACTGGAAGTCGCGCACCATGCGCGGGTAGGGGTGCGGGCCCACCACCGAGCCGATGACGTAGTGCGTGGAGTCCACGTGCGTCACCCAGTCGCGGATCGCCTCGTTGATAGCGTCCTTCAGCGTGCGGCTGCCGCTCTCTACCGGCACCACGCGGGCGCCCAGCAGCTCCATCCGGTAGACGTTGAGCCGCTGCCGGCGCACGTCTTCCTCGCCCATGTAGACGGTGCACTCCAGCCCGCGCAGGGCGCAGGCGGTGGCCGTCGCCACGCCGTGCTGGCCGGCGCCGGTCTCGGCGATGATGCGCCGCTTGCCCATCCGCTCGGCCAGGAGCACCTGGCCGAGGGCGTTGTTGATCTTGTGCGCGCCGGTATGGTTGAGATCCTCGCGCTTCAGCCAGATGCGGGCCCGCCCGTAGTGGGCGGTCAGGCGCCGCGCCGGTGTCAGCGGCGTCGGCCGCCCCACGTACTCCGCCAGGAGGCGCCGGTACTCCCCCAGGAAGTCCGGGTCGGCCGAGGCCTCCGCATAGGCCCGTTCCAGCTCGTCCAGCGCGGGCACCAGCGTCTCCGGCACATAGCGGCCGCCGAAGCGGCCCCAGCGCCCGCGCGCGTCAGGCTCCGCCCGTTCGGGCACGCTCCCACCTCCTCACCGCGTCCACGAAGGCCCGGATCCGCCCGGGGTCCTTCCTCCCGCTGCGCTCCACGCCCGAGGAGACGTCCACCCCGGCCGGGCGGTAGCGCT
This is a stretch of genomic DNA from Bacillota bacterium. It encodes these proteins:
- the trpB gene encoding tryptophan synthase subunit beta, whose translation is MPERAEPDARGRWGRFGGRYVPETLVPALDELERAYAEASADPDFLGEYRRLLAEYVGRPTPLTPARRLTAHYGRARIWLKREDLNHTGAHKINNALGQVLLAERMGKRRIIAETGAGQHGVATATACALRGLECTVYMGEEDVRRQRLNVYRMELLGARVVPVESGSRTLKDAINEAIRDWVTHVDSTHYVIGSVVGPHPYPRMVRDFQSVIGEETRRQMLEAVGKLPDFLVACVGGGSNAAGFFAPFYGDAEVRMIGVEAGGLGLETGRHAASLSGGSFGVLHGAATFVLQDEEGQVRPAYSVSAGLDYPGVGPEHAFYRESGRAEYVAVPDGEALAAAERLSRLEGILPALESAHALAYLERLMPATRPDQDVVVNLSGRGDKDVEILLAAGLGRDAEAGRGVVA